In candidate division KSB1 bacterium, a genomic segment contains:
- a CDS encoding SCP2 sterol-binding domain-containing protein — MGKAFASPEELCDILGTVFRRSLQETELGAKLLKLNKSLRFVFHEPNAEITVRVDGAHWDVICGPCETRAEIQFWMSGDAAHRLWLGKVKPLAAIMARQIRAAGPIRAMAEIEALFALSTSIYKQVLKERGREDLLR, encoded by the coding sequence ATGGGGAAGGCCTTCGCTTCTCCGGAAGAGCTCTGTGACATCCTGGGCACAGTGTTCCGTCGCTCCCTGCAGGAGACAGAGCTTGGCGCCAAGCTTCTCAAGCTCAATAAGTCGTTGCGTTTTGTGTTTCACGAACCAAACGCCGAAATCACCGTAAGGGTGGACGGTGCCCATTGGGATGTGATCTGTGGACCGTGTGAGACGCGCGCCGAGATCCAGTTCTGGATGTCGGGGGATGCGGCACACCGGCTCTGGTTGGGGAAAGTGAAGCCTCTTGCCGCCATCATGGCTAGGCAGATCAGGGCGGCAGGGCCAATCCGGGCGATGGCGGAAATTGAAGCGCTCTTTGCCCTTTCCACCTCCATTTACAAGCAAGTACTGAAGGAAAGAGGCAGAGAGGATTTGTTGCGGTAA
- a CDS encoding divalent-cation tolerance protein CutA, producing the protein MSCTAEHNVAPREKAPASDFLVVFATAATHEQAENIAQLLVTERLAACVTVVPEVRSCYRWQDQICKDQESLLIIKTRAALFARLSDKIRQVHSYEVPEILALPVTDGAPSYLQWLLDATRRDDDRG; encoded by the coding sequence TTGTCTTGCACGGCTGAACATAACGTTGCGCCAAGGGAGAAGGCACCAGCCAGCGACTTCCTGGTCGTCTTTGCCACCGCGGCCACGCATGAGCAGGCAGAAAACATTGCCCAACTCCTGGTTACGGAGCGACTGGCTGCCTGTGTGACGGTGGTCCCCGAGGTGAGATCGTGCTATAGGTGGCAAGACCAAATATGCAAAGACCAGGAGAGCCTGCTGATCATCAAGACGCGCGCGGCTCTTTTTGCGCGTTTGTCGGACAAGATTCGCCAGGTGCACAGCTACGAGGTACCGGAGATTCTTGCCCTGCCGGTGACCGATGGCGCGCCAAGCTATTTGCAGTGGCTCTTGGACGCAACCAGGAGGGATGACGATCGCGGCTGA
- a CDS encoding DNA topoisomerase I: MKELIHNGVVVPEPPPYRGLKLKIRGVERTLDPKQEEMAIAWARKQGTPYVEDPVFVRNFLEDFSTALGIEPPLRPGEVDFGPAVKIVEEERQAKLAMSKEERKALAAERKAKREALKERYGYAVIDGERVELGTYLAEPSCIFMGRGKHPLRGRWKEGPQQSDITLNLSPNAPRPEGHWQEIVWEPDSLWVARWKDKLSGKMKYIWLHDTAPVKQAREASKFDKAHELDAELERVRRQIAQDLTSPEPRRREVATACYLIDALCMRVGDEKDPDEADTVGATTLRPEHVKLHQGGVAEFRFLGKDSVLWHKKLTLPPEVVANLQELIRNARPSNNRNRKKHPMHEKPQLFPGISSRHVNEYLSSILPGLTAKVFRTHHATRAVRQSLEHSGVSADDPEYKKWQAAALANLEAAMLCNHTKKAPANWNERREKLKERQRKAEERVEKCQMEVQKLQASLSALKKEAREKTKAAPATKKANVKERYAKAVARTEAKLAAAQRRLENAEYALGALKARITIATKNRTWNLGTSLKSYIEPRVYYHWGRRVGYDVLDRYYPKTLARKFAWVREEEEED; the protein is encoded by the coding sequence TTGAAGGAATTGATTCACAATGGGGTGGTTGTTCCTGAACCGCCACCATATCGGGGCCTGAAGCTGAAAATCCGTGGGGTGGAACGCACCCTTGACCCCAAACAAGAGGAGATGGCGATAGCCTGGGCCCGGAAGCAGGGTACGCCCTACGTGGAAGATCCGGTTTTCGTGCGCAATTTTCTGGAGGACTTTAGCACGGCGTTGGGCATCGAGCCTCCTCTGCGGCCCGGCGAGGTGGATTTTGGTCCGGCGGTGAAGATCGTCGAAGAGGAGCGGCAGGCCAAGCTGGCCATGTCCAAAGAGGAACGCAAGGCCCTGGCAGCCGAGCGGAAAGCCAAACGTGAGGCGCTGAAAGAACGCTACGGCTACGCGGTCATCGATGGTGAGCGAGTGGAGCTTGGCACCTATTTAGCGGAGCCCAGCTGCATCTTCATGGGTCGGGGAAAACACCCACTGCGCGGCCGGTGGAAAGAGGGACCACAACAGAGCGACATCACCCTTAACTTGAGCCCCAACGCGCCGCGACCGGAGGGGCACTGGCAGGAAATCGTCTGGGAGCCAGACTCGCTATGGGTGGCCAGGTGGAAAGACAAGCTGTCTGGAAAAATGAAGTACATCTGGCTCCACGACACTGCCCCGGTCAAACAGGCACGTGAGGCAAGCAAGTTCGACAAAGCGCACGAGCTGGATGCAGAGCTGGAGCGCGTGCGACGCCAGATCGCGCAGGACCTCACCAGCCCGGAACCCCGCAGGCGGGAAGTGGCTACCGCTTGCTACCTCATCGATGCCCTGTGCATGCGCGTGGGCGACGAAAAGGACCCCGACGAGGCCGACACCGTGGGTGCCACCACCTTGCGCCCGGAGCACGTTAAGTTACACCAGGGTGGCGTGGCAGAATTCCGCTTTCTCGGCAAGGATTCGGTGCTGTGGCATAAGAAGCTGACCCTGCCGCCGGAGGTGGTGGCCAACCTCCAGGAGCTGATCCGCAATGCGCGACCATCTAACAACCGCAATCGCAAGAAGCACCCCATGCACGAGAAGCCGCAACTGTTCCCCGGCATCAGCAGTCGGCACGTGAACGAGTACCTGTCCAGCATCTTGCCTGGGCTCACAGCCAAGGTGTTCCGCACCCACCATGCCACGCGGGCCGTCCGCCAAAGCCTGGAGCACTCCGGGGTCAGCGCCGACGACCCCGAGTACAAGAAATGGCAGGCGGCAGCGCTGGCCAACCTGGAGGCGGCGATGCTGTGCAATCACACCAAAAAGGCACCTGCCAACTGGAATGAGCGCCGCGAAAAGCTCAAAGAGCGCCAGCGCAAGGCAGAGGAGCGCGTGGAGAAATGCCAGATGGAGGTGCAGAAGCTGCAGGCTTCGTTGAGCGCTCTCAAGAAGGAAGCACGAGAGAAGACGAAGGCGGCTCCCGCGACCAAGAAAGCTAACGTGAAGGAGCGCTATGCCAAGGCAGTGGCGCGCACCGAGGCCAAGCTGGCCGCTGCGCAGCGACGGTTAGAGAACGCGGAGTACGCCTTGGGAGCACTGAAGGCACGGATTACCATCGCCACCAAGAACCGCACCTGGAACTTGGGCACCAGTCTCAAGTCCTACATCGAGCCTCGCGTTTACTACCACTGGGGAAGACGTGTGGGCTACGATGTGCTGGACAGATACTACCCCAAGACCTTAGCAAGAAAGTTCGCCTGGGTCAGGGAGGAGGAAGAAGAGGATTAG
- a CDS encoding pyridoxal phosphate-dependent aminotransferase: MHPGPQLAQRVRRVHPSGIRKIFEIACSQPGLINLSIGEPDFDVPLPVKKEAIKWINRGYNKYTPTRGIPELREKVRSVLSARGVEPEEVLITTGATGGLLLAMMALVDEGDEVLIPDPYFVAYCNVVRLLGATPRLVDTYPDFRLRESAFTAHISERTKAIIVNTPHNPTGVVYTREELELVARIARTHGLAVVSDEVYDRFVYGETRFTSMAEVLPEAIVVNGFSKTGGMTGWRVGYAIGPGPVIEAMAMFQQYSYVCANSAAQKAALVALDVDLSEHVQRCQRKRDLAYEELRKHFWVQRPDGAFYIFPQAPDGDGDAFVHRAIEQGVLVVPGGEFSARRTHFRVSFAVPEEALRKALAIFARMT, encoded by the coding sequence GTGCATCCAGGCCCGCAGCTTGCGCAACGCGTTCGAAGAGTGCATCCGTCCGGCATTCGCAAGATTTTTGAGATTGCCTGCAGTCAACCAGGGTTGATCAACCTTTCTATCGGTGAGCCAGACTTTGATGTACCATTGCCAGTCAAGAAAGAGGCCATTAAATGGATCAACCGAGGGTACAACAAGTACACACCGACGCGCGGTATCCCCGAGCTGCGCGAGAAGGTGCGCAGCGTTCTCTCGGCGCGTGGCGTGGAGCCGGAGGAGGTGCTCATCACCACCGGCGCCACCGGCGGCCTGCTCCTGGCCATGATGGCCCTTGTGGACGAAGGGGACGAGGTGCTTATCCCTGATCCCTACTTTGTCGCCTACTGCAATGTGGTGCGGCTCTTGGGCGCGACGCCCCGCCTGGTTGATACTTATCCGGATTTTCGTCTGCGCGAGAGCGCCTTCACAGCGCACATCTCCGAGCGTACAAAGGCCATAATCGTCAACACGCCGCACAATCCTACTGGGGTCGTGTACACGCGCGAGGAGTTGGAACTCGTGGCGCGCATAGCCCGGACACACGGGCTGGCGGTGGTTTCTGATGAGGTCTATGATCGATTTGTGTATGGCGAGACCCGGTTTACCAGCATGGCAGAGGTCCTCCCGGAGGCCATCGTGGTCAATGGCTTCAGCAAGACCGGAGGAATGACCGGCTGGCGTGTGGGCTACGCTATTGGCCCTGGCCCGGTGATCGAGGCCATGGCGATGTTCCAGCAGTATTCCTATGTGTGCGCCAACTCTGCGGCGCAAAAGGCTGCCCTGGTGGCCCTGGATGTGGATCTCTCCGAGCACGTCCAGCGTTGTCAGCGAAAACGTGACCTTGCCTACGAAGAATTGCGAAAACACTTCTGGGTGCAGCGTCCCGACGGGGCCTTCTACATCTTCCCGCAAGCGCCTGACGGCGATGGCGATGCCTTTGTCCACCGCGCCATTGAACAAGGAGTGTTGGTTGTCCCTGGCGGCGAGTTCTCCGCCCGTCGCACTCATTTTCGCGTCTCCTTTGCCGTGCCGGAAGAGGCACTGCGCAAGGCCCTGGCTATTTTTGCCAGAATGACGTGA
- a CDS encoding Mut7-C RNAse domain-containing protein, which translates to MKFAVDVMLGKLAKWLRIIGYDAEYSRSWTDAELRSKATSEQRLVLTRDKALANSLKPGRSLFIESQQVREQFRQVVEAFDLDTEQGLFTLCTICNRRVEPVSLETVGDQVAGFVRHHQRSFWRCPQCGRIYWEGSHIVNAKGWIASALEKSRGNRAGDPGRE; encoded by the coding sequence ATGAAATTCGCCGTCGACGTCATGCTGGGGAAGCTGGCCAAATGGCTGCGCATCATCGGCTACGACGCCGAGTACTCCAGGTCATGGACGGACGCAGAGTTACGCTCCAAGGCCACCAGCGAACAGCGGCTCGTCTTGACCCGAGACAAGGCTCTGGCCAACTCGCTCAAGCCAGGGAGGAGTTTGTTCATCGAAAGCCAGCAAGTGCGCGAGCAATTCCGCCAGGTGGTGGAGGCCTTTGACCTGGACACTGAACAGGGCCTGTTCACTCTTTGCACCATTTGCAACCGTCGGGTGGAGCCAGTGAGCCTTGAGACGGTCGGCGATCAGGTGGCCGGCTTTGTGCGCCACCACCAGCGGTCATTTTGGCGTTGTCCCCAATGCGGGCGGATCTACTGGGAAGGATCCCACATCGTCAACGCGAAGGGATGGATCGCTTCTGCTCTGGAGAAAAGCCGTGGCAACCGAGCTGGAGATCCAGGAAGAGAATAG
- a CDS encoding ribonuclease Z, giving the protein MTIAAEGVRVVILGSGTCVPQWRRSSPSIALFYGEQALLVDCGPGTLRRMSEAGIDYRNLHLLLLTHFHLDHVSDLPAWLFALRNTHDLPTGWTLEIVGPKGTQALVNRLRAAHDPWLQDLPFGLSVSEVGSESRRLHGWKVTFMPVRHSSLALGLRLQAGPHAVAISGDTDYCPAVVQLCRDADLAILECSLPDDQKVDGHLTPSLAGRIAQEAGCKKLVLVHLYPPCDQVDVLTPCARQFAGPITVAEDLMTIGV; this is encoded by the coding sequence ATGACGATCGCGGCTGAAGGAGTGCGTGTAGTCATTTTGGGTTCGGGCACCTGCGTCCCACAGTGGCGGCGTTCCTCGCCGTCGATCGCCCTCTTCTATGGAGAGCAGGCCCTCCTGGTGGATTGCGGCCCAGGTACTCTGCGACGCATGAGCGAGGCCGGCATCGACTACCGCAATCTGCACCTGCTGCTGTTGACCCACTTCCATCTTGACCACGTGAGCGACCTGCCAGCCTGGCTCTTTGCGCTGCGCAATACGCACGACTTGCCCACGGGGTGGACTCTGGAGATTGTGGGCCCTAAGGGCACGCAAGCACTGGTCAACCGCCTGCGGGCGGCGCATGACCCCTGGCTGCAGGACCTTCCCTTTGGTCTGTCGGTCTCCGAGGTGGGCAGCGAATCTCGCCGTCTGCACGGCTGGAAGGTGACATTCATGCCCGTGCGCCACAGTAGCCTTGCCTTGGGCCTCCGCCTACAAGCCGGGCCCCACGCTGTCGCCATTTCTGGGGATACCGACTATTGCCCGGCGGTGGTGCAACTCTGCAGGGATGCGGACCTCGCTATCTTGGAATGTTCGCTCCCAGATGATCAGAAGGTTGATGGTCACCTCACCCCCAGTCTGGCGGGGCGCATCGCACAAGAGGCCGGATGCAAGAAGCTCGTCCTCGTACACCTCTACCCTCCTTGCGACCAAGTCGACGTGCTGACTCCCTGCGCGCGCCAATTCGCTGGACCCATCACTGTGGCCGAGGACCTCATGACTATTGGCGTCTGA
- a CDS encoding lyase family protein, which produces MKLWDDEASLDPEVERYTVGRDYLVDRELIEYDCLASMAHAKMLRKMGVLSSEEERALKEALEEARELARSGRFEIRPEQEDCHTALEQFLVTKVGEAGKKIHTARSRNDQVLAALRLLYKARLREIDQLAVGFAEALKVFSRRWRAVPIPGYTHTRKAMPSTVGLWAGAFLESLQDNRKALRWAQGLIDQSPLGTGAGYGLPVKIDRALTARELGFARVQRNPLYVQNSRGKFEASIVHVLSLFHYDLNRFASDVIFFSMPELGYFQLPREICTGSSLMPHKHNPDVFEIMRAHYHSILSDEVAIASLSANLISGYHRDLQLIKVRVLDALRVTADSLSIAARVLPRIEVDAQRCREAMTPELFSAQRVLLEAFKGTAFRDAYRDEAQLWRKRGGQSQRP; this is translated from the coding sequence ATGAAGCTCTGGGATGATGAGGCCTCCCTAGACCCCGAGGTAGAGCGATACACCGTGGGCCGAGACTACCTGGTAGACCGGGAGCTAATCGAATACGACTGCCTCGCCTCCATGGCGCACGCCAAGATGCTGCGCAAAATGGGCGTCCTGTCAAGTGAGGAGGAACGAGCCCTGAAAGAAGCCCTTGAGGAGGCGCGGGAGCTGGCCCGGTCGGGTCGATTTGAGATCCGCCCTGAACAAGAGGATTGTCACACGGCGCTTGAGCAGTTTTTGGTGACCAAGGTTGGCGAGGCAGGGAAGAAGATTCACACGGCGCGTTCGCGCAACGACCAGGTTCTTGCGGCCCTTCGCCTGCTGTACAAGGCGCGCCTGCGCGAAATCGACCAACTGGCCGTCGGCTTTGCGGAAGCTCTTAAGGTGTTCTCCCGCAGGTGGCGCGCAGTGCCCATCCCAGGCTACACCCACACCCGAAAGGCCATGCCCTCCACGGTGGGGCTCTGGGCGGGGGCATTCCTGGAATCCCTGCAGGACAATCGCAAAGCGCTGCGCTGGGCGCAGGGTCTCATCGATCAGTCCCCTCTTGGCACGGGTGCAGGGTACGGTCTGCCCGTGAAAATCGACCGCGCCCTCACCGCGCGAGAGCTGGGATTCGCGCGTGTACAGCGCAACCCGCTCTATGTCCAGAACAGCCGCGGCAAGTTCGAGGCAAGTATAGTGCACGTGCTCAGTCTGTTCCATTATGACCTGAACAGGTTCGCATCTGACGTCATCTTCTTCAGTATGCCTGAACTGGGGTACTTCCAACTGCCAAGGGAGATATGCACAGGAAGTTCCCTCATGCCGCACAAGCACAATCCGGATGTGTTTGAGATCATGCGCGCTCACTATCACTCTATCCTCTCGGACGAGGTAGCCATTGCCAGCTTGTCCGCGAACCTGATCTCCGGCTACCACCGTGATCTCCAGCTGATCAAGGTTAGGGTGCTGGACGCCTTGCGGGTCACCGCCGACTCGCTCAGCATCGCCGCGCGGGTCCTCCCCCGTATCGAAGTTGATGCCCAGCGATGCAGGGAGGCAATGACTCCTGAGCTTTTCTCGGCGCAGCGAGTGTTGCTAGAAGCGTTCAAAGGGACAGCCTTCCGGGACGCCTACCGCGACGAGGCACAGCTCTGGCGGAAACGGGGAGGACAATCGCAGAGGCCGTGA
- a CDS encoding biopolymer transporter ExbD, whose product MRFREHPRRKVLINITSLIDVLFLLLIFFMVSSTFLEQPGMKLDLPTTKSFEVAQQKELIVHISPRGELFLGEAPISLDSLRVRLEAEMAADRERPLVLRADQEATHGRVVEVMDIAKQAGVRKIVIATRIAQDTSERSRR is encoded by the coding sequence ATGCGCTTTCGTGAACATCCACGCCGAAAAGTGCTCATCAATATCACCTCCCTCATTGATGTGCTCTTTCTCCTGCTCATCTTCTTCATGGTCTCCTCTACCTTTCTTGAACAACCAGGCATGAAGCTGGACCTCCCCACCACCAAGTCTTTTGAAGTGGCACAGCAGAAGGAGCTCATCGTTCACATCTCGCCGCGAGGCGAGCTCTTTTTGGGGGAAGCCCCGATTTCGCTGGACTCTTTGCGCGTACGCCTGGAAGCCGAGATGGCCGCAGACCGGGAGCGCCCTTTGGTGCTCCGTGCCGACCAGGAGGCCACCCACGGCCGCGTCGTCGAGGTGATGGACATAGCCAAACAGGCAGGGGTCCGGAAGATTGTAATTGCCACCAGAATAGCCCAGGATACGAGCGAACGAAGTCGGAGATAG
- a CDS encoding energy transducer TonB encodes MAPLSNRLGVRHDSFSVALLASLMAHALLLSLWGTARELGVLAAPKNLPPQPAEEEKRLQFELVETPPDAPQAQPTERTNLVSDKSTRASDLYTASDKPRGEPYSEGLSPYRVFAGGATGQMGGEAASGGQKEELSGAQGRLQRPQEAPSETTPTRDQAGVELHERFSPQVLSGASGRRPGVTGFGSDDVSFRSVDFSAEELGGVTLNTYAWDFAPYVLEMKRKIRQNVYPPPAFTRLGIISGETVLRFRVLPDGQMTDLEVLGYTGHPSLKETSVIAVKNSAPFKPLPKGFPEEYLELTWTFIYSVTRP; translated from the coding sequence ATGGCCCCACTAAGCAACAGACTGGGTGTGCGCCATGACTCCTTCTCGGTGGCGTTGCTGGCGTCGCTTATGGCGCATGCCCTCCTGCTTTCCCTCTGGGGCACAGCACGGGAATTGGGTGTACTCGCCGCACCTAAAAACCTACCCCCGCAGCCAGCTGAGGAGGAGAAGCGTTTACAATTCGAGCTTGTGGAGACGCCTCCAGACGCACCGCAGGCTCAACCCACCGAGCGCACCAACCTGGTGTCGGACAAGAGCACGCGGGCGAGCGACCTGTACACCGCCAGCGACAAGCCGAGAGGGGAACCTTATTCGGAGGGCCTCTCTCCTTATCGCGTTTTCGCAGGTGGAGCCACTGGACAGATGGGGGGAGAGGCTGCCTCAGGCGGACAGAAAGAGGAGTTGTCCGGTGCCCAGGGCCGTCTCCAACGGCCCCAGGAAGCACCGTCGGAGACCACCCCCACCCGGGACCAGGCCGGCGTGGAATTGCACGAGCGGTTCTCTCCCCAGGTCCTTTCAGGTGCCAGCGGCCGGCGTCCTGGAGTAACAGGATTCGGCAGTGATGACGTCTCCTTCCGCAGCGTGGACTTTAGCGCCGAGGAACTTGGCGGCGTCACCTTGAACACCTATGCCTGGGACTTTGCCCCCTACGTGCTCGAGATGAAGCGCAAGATTCGGCAGAACGTCTACCCGCCGCCGGCCTTCACGCGCCTTGGCATCATTAGCGGCGAGACCGTGCTCCGCTTCCGGGTGTTGCCCGACGGCCAGATGACAGACCTGGAAGTGCTCGGCTACACCGGCCACCCGTCGCTCAAAGAAACGAGCGTGATTGCTGTTAAGAACTCGGCGCCGTTCAAGCCGCTGCCCAAAGGTTTCCCGGAGGAGTATTTGGAGCTGACATGGACCTTCATCTACTCTGTCACTCGGCCATGA
- a CDS encoding MotA/TolQ/ExbB proton channel family protein, which translates to MTGPLQTLVKGGVTMIPLALCSVLALAVVIQKSIALRRRRILVPDIVAWIEHMSGPEETDLGLELCRKVKGPLAALVEAVLENRHLDRTEAKELIEDVGRQQARLLERGLVILETVAGVAPLLGLFGTVIGMIKVFDIISRIGVGQASALSGGISEALITTAVGLSIGIPALVFYNYFASKAEDLVLDMEKYSTMLLRKVNSSRGQEPGEAHALS; encoded by the coding sequence GTGACTGGACCACTCCAAACCCTCGTCAAAGGCGGCGTGACAATGATCCCTCTGGCGCTCTGCTCTGTGCTGGCACTGGCAGTGGTCATTCAGAAGAGCATTGCGTTGCGGCGCCGGCGCATCTTGGTACCTGACATCGTGGCCTGGATCGAACACATGTCCGGGCCCGAAGAGACCGACTTGGGCCTTGAGCTGTGCCGTAAGGTGAAGGGACCATTGGCAGCGCTTGTGGAGGCTGTGTTGGAAAACCGCCACTTGGACAGGACGGAGGCGAAGGAGCTCATTGAAGACGTGGGGCGACAGCAGGCTAGACTCCTGGAACGTGGACTGGTGATTCTAGAGACGGTCGCCGGAGTGGCGCCACTGCTCGGTCTATTCGGCACAGTGATCGGGATGATCAAGGTCTTTGACATCATCTCTCGCATCGGCGTAGGTCAAGCCAGCGCCCTGTCCGGCGGCATCTCGGAGGCCCTCATCACCACCGCCGTGGGCCTTTCCATTGGCATCCCCGCGCTGGTCTTTTACAACTACTTTGCCTCCAAGGCCGAGGACCTGGTTCTGGACATGGAAAAGTACTCGACCATGTTGTTGCGCAAGGTGAACAGCTCTCGCGGGCAGGAACCAGGGGAGGCCCATGCGCTTTCGTGA
- a CDS encoding argininosuccinate synthase, which produces MEKVILAYSGGLDTSVILKWLLEKGFEVVCFVGNVGQSDDFAEIAEKAYRTGARKVYVEDLREEFVTDFIFPAMRGNAVYEGRYLLGTALARPLLAKKQVEIAERESAAYVAHGATGKGNDQVRFEFSYYALNPQIKVISPWKDPEFLQVFKGRPDLLRYAEKHGIPVKASLKKPYSEDENLMHISHEAGILEDPALRPTEDIFTRTQAIHKTPDQESLIEIHFKDGFPTKVINLDDGTTKDTPLELFLYLNELGHMHGVGRVDMVENRYIGIKSRGVYESPGATILWTAHRDLEGIAMDKEVMHLRDMLVPKFSELIYNGYWFSPEMDFLLSAIEKSQEAIDGKVRLALLKGNVYVVGRESPISLYDRELSSMEVEGGFDATDARGFIEINAIRLKAHSIVLRKRFPYDWRAQLTRRKT; this is translated from the coding sequence ATGGAAAAGGTGATTCTTGCATACAGCGGGGGGCTTGACACTTCGGTAATTCTGAAATGGCTTTTGGAGAAGGGGTTTGAGGTCGTCTGTTTTGTGGGTAACGTAGGCCAAAGCGATGACTTTGCCGAGATCGCGGAAAAAGCCTACCGCACAGGGGCGCGCAAGGTTTACGTGGAGGACTTGAGGGAAGAGTTCGTCACCGACTTTATCTTCCCTGCTATGCGCGGCAATGCGGTCTATGAGGGCCGCTATCTTTTGGGCACTGCGCTGGCGCGACCTCTTTTGGCCAAGAAGCAGGTAGAGATAGCTGAACGCGAATCTGCGGCCTACGTAGCGCATGGCGCGACGGGTAAGGGCAACGACCAGGTTCGATTTGAATTCTCCTACTATGCCCTTAACCCACAAATAAAGGTTATTTCTCCGTGGAAGGACCCGGAGTTCCTGCAGGTTTTCAAGGGGCGACCCGACTTGTTACGGTACGCCGAAAAGCACGGTATCCCGGTCAAAGCGTCCCTCAAAAAACCCTACAGTGAGGACGAAAACCTCATGCACATCAGCCATGAGGCGGGAATCTTGGAGGACCCTGCGCTACGGCCCACCGAGGACATTTTCACCCGCACGCAGGCCATTCATAAGACCCCGGACCAGGAGAGCCTCATCGAGATTCATTTCAAAGACGGCTTCCCGACCAAAGTGATAAATCTGGACGACGGCACCACCAAAGACACACCGCTTGAACTGTTTCTGTACCTCAACGAGTTGGGGCACATGCACGGCGTGGGCCGTGTGGACATGGTAGAGAATCGCTACATCGGCATCAAGTCGCGCGGCGTTTACGAATCGCCTGGAGCCACGATTTTGTGGACGGCGCACCGTGACCTGGAAGGCATCGCCATGGACAAAGAGGTGATGCACCTGCGCGACATGCTGGTGCCCAAATTCTCCGAGCTCATCTACAACGGCTATTGGTTTTCACCGGAGATGGATTTCCTCCTGAGCGCCATCGAAAAAAGCCAGGAGGCCATCGATGGCAAGGTGAGACTGGCCCTGCTCAAAGGGAATGTCTACGTGGTGGGCAGGGAATCGCCCATCTCGCTGTACGACCGCGAGCTCTCGAGCATGGAAGTAGAGGGTGGTTTCGACGCCACAGACGCGCGCGGTTTCATCGAAATCAACGCCATCCGGCTCAAAGCACACAGCATTGTGCTGCGCAAGCGTTTCCCTTATGACTGGCGGGCTCAGCTGACACGGAGGAAGACATGA